One Haemorhous mexicanus isolate bHaeMex1 chromosome 19, bHaeMex1.pri, whole genome shotgun sequence genomic window carries:
- the LOC132336296 gene encoding solute carrier family 2, facilitated glucose transporter member 11-like, whose protein sequence is MAGFLSDLVQYRRLLLMIVVLGIGGTHLSGFQMSVINYTSPYIQKFINETWLERYGSVLPQETLMLLWSLIVSVYCMGGVIGCLCSGYLTAKLGKKKSLLLNDVVLIAAALLTGSSRRAKAFELILAGRFLEGIAAGVHMNAHVQYAGEISPKKLRGFMNVTSTVFLALGKTLARILGLRELLGTEDMWNVLLSFSGLVALIQLIFLPFFPESPPYLLLQKGDKAGCLKAMKQLWGEGNYQTEFDDLMKEKTITKGTKIMNVLEVLREGSVHPQLCTMLFLLLSLQLCGLSAITFYTSEIFETANLQESIIPYVSLGVSFSELISIIFCSSIIDRCGRRVLLCGGYLLMALILVLLEISLLLSDQFLWLRYCSVILIFLFIIAYGLGPAGAVVAVMNEIFTLSTRASAFVIGGIIIWLGLTFTGMVFPFAVMLLGPFCFLIFVAVLVISVVLIYLFLPETKGKSTSEITEKFKSCQFKRKRHQAVEKDAAEEKTFCTRL, encoded by the exons ATGGCTGGGTTCCTCTCAGACCTG GTTCAATACCGGAGGCTGCTGCTAATGATTGTGGTGCTGGGAATTGGTGGAACTCACCTGTCTGGGTTCCAAATGTCTGTCATCAATTACACTTCTCCG TACATTCAGAAGTTTATCAATGAAACTTGGCTGGAGCGATATGGTTCTGTGCTGCCTCAGGAGACCCTGATGCTGCTGTGGTCCCTCATTGTGTCTGTGTACTGCATGGGTGGCGTGATAGGCTGTCTGTGCAGTGGCTACCTGACTGCAAAACTTGGAAA GAAGAAAAGTCTGCTGCTCAACGACGTGGTGCTGATAGCAGCAGCGCTGCTCACAGGCTCCAGCAGGAGAGCCAAGGCCTTTGAGCTGATCCTGGCTGGGCGCTTCCTCGAGGGCATTGCTGCTG GAGTACATATGAATGCCCATGTTCAGTATGCTGGAGAGATCTCACCCAAGAAGCTGCGTGGATTTATGAACGTGACCTCCACAGTGTTTCTTGCACTAGGAAAAACTCTAGCAAGAATTCTTGGATTAAG AGAACTTTTAGGGACTGAAGACATGTGGAACGTGCTATTGTCCTTCTCTGGGCTCGTGGCATTGATTCAACTGATCTTTTTGCCATTCTTTCCTGAGTCCCCGCCCTATCTCTTGCTGCAAAAAGGAGACAAAGCTGGTTGCTTGAAAG CCATGAAGCAACTCTGGGGAGAAGGGAATTATCAAACAGAATTTGATGACTTGATGAAGGAAAAGACTATaacaaaaggcaccaaaatCATGAATGTCCTAGAGGTGCTGAGAGAAGGATCTGTGCACCCACAGCTGTGCACCATGCTCTTCCTTttgctgagcctgcagctctgtggcctCAGTGCA aTCACCTTTTACACGTCAGAAATTTTTGAAACAGCCAACCTGCAGGAAAGCATAATCCCATATGTATCTCTAGGAGTTTCATTCTCTGAACTAATCTCTATAATATTCTGT AGCTCCATCATCGATCGCTGTGGGCGCCGCGTGCTCCTGTGTGGGGGTTATTTGCTGATGGCACTGATCCTGGTGTTGCTTGAAATAAGCCTTCTGCTGAGT GATCAGTTCCTCTGGCTGAGGTACTGCAGTGTTATTCTCATCTTTCTGTTCATCATTGCTTATGGACTAGGACCAG ctggAGCTGTTGTGGCTGTCATGAATGAAATCTTCACCCTGTCAACAAGGGCCTCTGCTTTTGTGATTGGTGGAATCATCATTTGGCTGGGCCTCACCTTCACTGGAATGGTTTTCCCCTTTGCTGTA ATGCTTCTCGGTCCTTTTTGCTTCCTCATCTTTGTTGCTGTCCTGGTCATTTCAGTGGTTCTCATCTACCTGTTCCTCCCAGAAACAAAAGGGAAGTCAActtcagaaatcacagaaaaattcaAAAGCTGCCAGTTTAAGAGGAAACGTCAtcaggctgtggagaaggatgCTGCTGAAGAAAAGACATTTTGCACCAGGCTCTGA